The Humulus lupulus chromosome 3, drHumLupu1.1, whole genome shotgun sequence genome window below encodes:
- the LOC133822022 gene encoding uncharacterized protein LOC133822022, whose translation MSLLMLPTERHSPAKAAYRGGSIMSTIITKFTTFDLLERAKQSPFKKFFLALPLQYSGVIIHQLLLRIVVGRGKNEYCLDFNICGQNTRFGMSEFGLITGLNCGISPDQKKYKEMTKSKRLLQTYLNNKECLSSEELENGFKRCDVKEGVWKLGLYFLVDSLLLPSEPKKKCFIDVLSMVENEDDFFNYRWGRLSYEKTLFGLTKDMERLRNKYLKNAEQKRKRPAPQYTIYGYAIALQYWAYEIFTKFAAFADQQPLAFPRMLSWSAHKMLKEKDIEGVFKKKSNLVNATLNPRRE comes from the exons ATGTCACTCCTCATGCTTCCTACTGAAAGGCATTCTCCAGCAAAGGCTGCGTATAGGGGAGGGAGCATTATGAGTACAATAATAACGAAGTTCACGACATTTGACTTGTTGGAACGAGCGAAACAGTCACCATTCAAGAAATTCTTCTTAGCTCTGCCTCTACAATATTCTGGAGTTATTATTCACCAATTACTGCTTAGGATAGTTGTTGGTAGAGGAAAGAACGAATACTGTTTGGATTTTAATATTTGTGGTCAGAATACAAGGTTTGGAATGAGTGAATTTGGTTTGATCACTGGATTGAATTGTGGAATTTCTCCGGATCAGAAAAAGTATAAAGAAATGACCAAGAGTAAAAGACTTCTCCAGACATACTTGAACAATAAAGAATGTTTGTCTTCTGAAGAGTTGGAAAATGGATTCAAAAGGTGCGATGTGAAAGAAGGCGTATGGAAATTAGGTCTATATTTTTTGGTAGACTCTCTTTTATTACCTAGTGAACCAAAGAAGAAATGCTTTATTGATGTCCTTTCCATGGTGGAAAATGAAGATGACTTCTTCAACTATCGTTGGGGGAGATTATCGTACGAGAAGACATTATTCGGCTTGACAAAAGATATGGAAAGGCTAAGGAATAAATACTTGAAGAATGCTGAGCAAAAGAGAAAAAGACCAGCACCTCAGTACACAATTTATGGTTATGCCATTGCTCTGCAATATTGGGCCTATGAAATTTTCACAAAATTCGCTGCATTTGCTGATCAACAACCCCTTGCCTTTCCAAGAATGCTTAGCTGGTCAGCGCATAAAATGCTGAAAGAGAAAGATATTGAaggtgtatttaagaaaaaaagt AATCTTGTGAATGCCACGCTCAATCCAAGACGCGAATAG